In Phragmites australis chromosome 16, lpPhrAust1.1, whole genome shotgun sequence, one DNA window encodes the following:
- the LOC133895721 gene encoding methionine aminopeptidase 1B, chloroplastic-like isoform X1: protein MAAAELTTPLCRHRPGARSRRCAFLLPHHPDCYCALTASRTAARSQITPPIGSLSAWQQEIRGRDWTKPRGSSAGAHPNDHRQLLRAAEVNFSEGFKRIREPLRRGAVSASLPVPDHIPRPPYVGTDRLPDVDPDRQMHDSVSIARMRAACELAARVLQYAGTMVKPSVTTDEIDRAVHQMIIDAGAYPSPLGYGGFPKSVCTSVNECTCHGIPDSRKLQDGDIINIDITVYLDGYHGDTSRTYLCGDVDESAKQLVKVTEECMMRGILACKHGASFKEIGQRISEHADKYGYGIDPFVGHGVGRIFHCEPIIWHTYDYEPGFMVAGQTFTIEPTLSMGSTQCVVWDDGWTAVAVDGSLSAQFEHTVLVTHGGAEILTRCP, encoded by the exons atggcggcggcggagctcaCCACCCCCCTCTGCCGCCACCGTCCAGGTGCGCGCTCTCGCCGCTGCGCCTTCCTTCTACCTCATCATCCCGACTGTTACTGTGCTCTCACCGCCTCACGCACCGCCGCGCGATCCCAGATCACGCCGCCTATCGGGAGCCTCTCCGCGTGGCAGCAAGAAATCCGCGGCAGAGACTGGACGAAGCCAAGAGGATCGTCTGCAGGTGCGCATCCCAACGATCATCGGCAACTGCTCCG GGCTGCAGAGGTGAATTTCTCTGAAGGGTTCAAGAGAATAAGGGAGCCACTGCGGCGCGGCGCGGTCAGCGCCTCCCTTCCGGTGCCGGACCACATACCTCGGCCACCCTACGTGGGCACAGATCGTCTCCCAGACGTGGACCCTGACCGGCAGATGCACGACAGCGTGAGCATTGCGCGGATGCGTGCCGCCTGTGAGCTCGCTGCTCGGGTTCTACAATATGCAGGAACAATGGTCAAA CCCTCCGTTACGACGGATGAGATCGACAGAGCTGTGCATCAGATGATCATTGACGCCGGCGCCTATCCGTCCCCCCTTGGATACGGCGGTTTCCCAAAGAGCGTCTGCACTTCGGTGAATGAGTGCACCTGCCATGGAATCCCTGATTCACGCAAGCTGCAG GATGGGGACATTATCAACATTGATATTACTGTGTACTTGGAC GGCTACCATGGGGACACCTCAAGAACTTACCTCTGTGGAGATGTTGATGAATCTGCTAAGCAGCTCGTAAAG GTCACTGAAGAGTGCATGATGAGGGGCATATTAGCCTGCAAACATGGTGCTAGTTTTAAGGAGATTGGACAGAGAATAAG TGAGCACGCGGACAAGTACGGCTACGGCATCGATCCCTTTGTTGGGCACGGGGTTGGTAGGATATTCCATTGTGAACCCATCATATGGCATACCT ACGATTACGAGCCAGGGTTCATGGTCGCAGGGCAGACATTCACCATTG AGCCTACGCTGTCGATGGGGAGCACGCAGTGCGTGGTGTGGGACGACGGGtggacggcggtggcggtggacgGCAGCCTCAGCGCGCAGTTCGAGCACACGGTGCTGGTCACCCATGGCGGCGCGGAGATCCTCACGAGGTGTCCGTAG
- the LOC133895721 gene encoding methionine aminopeptidase 1B, chloroplastic-like isoform X2, with product MAAAELTTPLCRHRPGARSRRCAFLLPHHPDCYCALTASRTAARSQITPPIGSLSAWQQEIRGRDWTKPRGSSAEVNFSEGFKRIREPLRRGAVSASLPVPDHIPRPPYVGTDRLPDVDPDRQMHDSVSIARMRAACELAARVLQYAGTMVKPSVTTDEIDRAVHQMIIDAGAYPSPLGYGGFPKSVCTSVNECTCHGIPDSRKLQDGDIINIDITVYLDGYHGDTSRTYLCGDVDESAKQLVKVTEECMMRGILACKHGASFKEIGQRISEHADKYGYGIDPFVGHGVGRIFHCEPIIWHTYDYEPGFMVAGQTFTIEPTLSMGSTQCVVWDDGWTAVAVDGSLSAQFEHTVLVTHGGAEILTRCP from the exons atggcggcggcggagctcaCCACCCCCCTCTGCCGCCACCGTCCAGGTGCGCGCTCTCGCCGCTGCGCCTTCCTTCTACCTCATCATCCCGACTGTTACTGTGCTCTCACCGCCTCACGCACCGCCGCGCGATCCCAGATCACGCCGCCTATCGGGAGCCTCTCCGCGTGGCAGCAAGAAATCCGCGGCAGAGACTGGACGAAGCCAAGAGGATCGTCTGCAG AGGTGAATTTCTCTGAAGGGTTCAAGAGAATAAGGGAGCCACTGCGGCGCGGCGCGGTCAGCGCCTCCCTTCCGGTGCCGGACCACATACCTCGGCCACCCTACGTGGGCACAGATCGTCTCCCAGACGTGGACCCTGACCGGCAGATGCACGACAGCGTGAGCATTGCGCGGATGCGTGCCGCCTGTGAGCTCGCTGCTCGGGTTCTACAATATGCAGGAACAATGGTCAAA CCCTCCGTTACGACGGATGAGATCGACAGAGCTGTGCATCAGATGATCATTGACGCCGGCGCCTATCCGTCCCCCCTTGGATACGGCGGTTTCCCAAAGAGCGTCTGCACTTCGGTGAATGAGTGCACCTGCCATGGAATCCCTGATTCACGCAAGCTGCAG GATGGGGACATTATCAACATTGATATTACTGTGTACTTGGAC GGCTACCATGGGGACACCTCAAGAACTTACCTCTGTGGAGATGTTGATGAATCTGCTAAGCAGCTCGTAAAG GTCACTGAAGAGTGCATGATGAGGGGCATATTAGCCTGCAAACATGGTGCTAGTTTTAAGGAGATTGGACAGAGAATAAG TGAGCACGCGGACAAGTACGGCTACGGCATCGATCCCTTTGTTGGGCACGGGGTTGGTAGGATATTCCATTGTGAACCCATCATATGGCATACCT ACGATTACGAGCCAGGGTTCATGGTCGCAGGGCAGACATTCACCATTG AGCCTACGCTGTCGATGGGGAGCACGCAGTGCGTGGTGTGGGACGACGGGtggacggcggtggcggtggacgGCAGCCTCAGCGCGCAGTTCGAGCACACGGTGCTGGTCACCCATGGCGGCGCGGAGATCCTCACGAGGTGTCCGTAG
- the LOC133895721 gene encoding methionine aminopeptidase 1B, chloroplastic-like isoform X3 has protein sequence MAAAELTTPLCRHRPDHAAYREPLRVAARNPRQRLDEAKRIVCRAAEVNFSEGFKRIREPLRRGAVSASLPVPDHIPRPPYVGTDRLPDVDPDRQMHDSVSIARMRAACELAARVLQYAGTMVKPSVTTDEIDRAVHQMIIDAGAYPSPLGYGGFPKSVCTSVNECTCHGIPDSRKLQDGDIINIDITVYLDGYHGDTSRTYLCGDVDESAKQLVKVTEECMMRGILACKHGASFKEIGQRISEHADKYGYGIDPFVGHGVGRIFHCEPIIWHTYDYEPGFMVAGQTFTIEPTLSMGSTQCVVWDDGWTAVAVDGSLSAQFEHTVLVTHGGAEILTRCP, from the exons atggcggcggcggagctcaCCACCCCCCTCTGCCGCCACCGTCCAG ATCACGCCGCCTATCGGGAGCCTCTCCGCGTGGCAGCAAGAAATCCGCGGCAGAGACTGGACGAAGCCAAGAGGATCGTCTGCAG GGCTGCAGAGGTGAATTTCTCTGAAGGGTTCAAGAGAATAAGGGAGCCACTGCGGCGCGGCGCGGTCAGCGCCTCCCTTCCGGTGCCGGACCACATACCTCGGCCACCCTACGTGGGCACAGATCGTCTCCCAGACGTGGACCCTGACCGGCAGATGCACGACAGCGTGAGCATTGCGCGGATGCGTGCCGCCTGTGAGCTCGCTGCTCGGGTTCTACAATATGCAGGAACAATGGTCAAA CCCTCCGTTACGACGGATGAGATCGACAGAGCTGTGCATCAGATGATCATTGACGCCGGCGCCTATCCGTCCCCCCTTGGATACGGCGGTTTCCCAAAGAGCGTCTGCACTTCGGTGAATGAGTGCACCTGCCATGGAATCCCTGATTCACGCAAGCTGCAG GATGGGGACATTATCAACATTGATATTACTGTGTACTTGGAC GGCTACCATGGGGACACCTCAAGAACTTACCTCTGTGGAGATGTTGATGAATCTGCTAAGCAGCTCGTAAAG GTCACTGAAGAGTGCATGATGAGGGGCATATTAGCCTGCAAACATGGTGCTAGTTTTAAGGAGATTGGACAGAGAATAAG TGAGCACGCGGACAAGTACGGCTACGGCATCGATCCCTTTGTTGGGCACGGGGTTGGTAGGATATTCCATTGTGAACCCATCATATGGCATACCT ACGATTACGAGCCAGGGTTCATGGTCGCAGGGCAGACATTCACCATTG AGCCTACGCTGTCGATGGGGAGCACGCAGTGCGTGGTGTGGGACGACGGGtggacggcggtggcggtggacgGCAGCCTCAGCGCGCAGTTCGAGCACACGGTGCTGGTCACCCATGGCGGCGCGGAGATCCTCACGAGGTGTCCGTAG
- the LOC133895721 gene encoding methionine aminopeptidase 1B, chloroplastic-like isoform X4 encodes MHDSVSIARMRAACELAARVLQYAGTMVKPSVTTDEIDRAVHQMIIDAGAYPSPLGYGGFPKSVCTSVNECTCHGIPDSRKLQDGDIINIDITVYLDGYHGDTSRTYLCGDVDESAKQLVKVTEECMMRGILACKHGASFKEIGQRISEHADKYGYGIDPFVGHGVGRIFHCEPIIWHTYDYEPGFMVAGQTFTIEPTLSMGSTQCVVWDDGWTAVAVDGSLSAQFEHTVLVTHGGAEILTRCP; translated from the exons ATGCACGACAGCGTGAGCATTGCGCGGATGCGTGCCGCCTGTGAGCTCGCTGCTCGGGTTCTACAATATGCAGGAACAATGGTCAAA CCCTCCGTTACGACGGATGAGATCGACAGAGCTGTGCATCAGATGATCATTGACGCCGGCGCCTATCCGTCCCCCCTTGGATACGGCGGTTTCCCAAAGAGCGTCTGCACTTCGGTGAATGAGTGCACCTGCCATGGAATCCCTGATTCACGCAAGCTGCAG GATGGGGACATTATCAACATTGATATTACTGTGTACTTGGAC GGCTACCATGGGGACACCTCAAGAACTTACCTCTGTGGAGATGTTGATGAATCTGCTAAGCAGCTCGTAAAG GTCACTGAAGAGTGCATGATGAGGGGCATATTAGCCTGCAAACATGGTGCTAGTTTTAAGGAGATTGGACAGAGAATAAG TGAGCACGCGGACAAGTACGGCTACGGCATCGATCCCTTTGTTGGGCACGGGGTTGGTAGGATATTCCATTGTGAACCCATCATATGGCATACCT ACGATTACGAGCCAGGGTTCATGGTCGCAGGGCAGACATTCACCATTG AGCCTACGCTGTCGATGGGGAGCACGCAGTGCGTGGTGTGGGACGACGGGtggacggcggtggcggtggacgGCAGCCTCAGCGCGCAGTTCGAGCACACGGTGCTGGTCACCCATGGCGGCGCGGAGATCCTCACGAGGTGTCCGTAG